One region of Daphnia pulicaria isolate SC F1-1A chromosome 7, SC_F0-13Bv2, whole genome shotgun sequence genomic DNA includes:
- the LOC124349271 gene encoding mediator of RNA polymerase II transcription subunit 12-like isoform X2: MACLSMENRPLKKLRLGPPDVYPQDPKQKEDELTPVNVKQGFSHTPNLNQSEEYGSAKNHNFSLSKVQTFINGVLTKKQEINTLPDTGRKRQLINPKENFHNVTPKSKAFIESWFKDLAGSKPLMNLGKRVPIFNKKEEIFIQLSEYQVPMSRAIWLIKMTSAYSVAISEAKMKKRQVPDSSQEWTSTLVRFIKEQIVKLQDFYQKSTNSGGTSAAYASNATAYHNGSPLMSDEQKLALRQFNYCQQLCKVMFEEGLLECQDFLQWQLDMLEKCKTCDDGLLKFIIPLILQYVDEFTQCEILSRKLVFQVCRRISPLLSNDQISEGSVSLDVGNCGQHRSVLIQMSAIIQAVVLHCPTALVWNHSGEGKISSHLVGSPLDHLPIPPSALPMAPRFSNDHVRQMLREAENAIKQRSKAAESRWPLDKLVYHSEINCSVKKQQNQPQTGIITARVLQALEALDLHSFDRVDLTNSIDSLYVKIFPAIGGIKGNVDPATVEQIGQFAKQDEPFVRLLCQWAVSDQRYGEHRAIAAALLLEKRQMDLVALTESDAVGGEDNDTDENLAAVSAVQPVYQGFLMKFLDSEAPVLNESSSGHNNRTVFASLVHLYYELIKHDVFSHDMYMCTLISRGDLLSVTPGHSGATVAPSNSGHFAGTPSSGMSSLTGFQCMNDLRCEMDDSKIDDDLGKLLQHIKEEQQIVMDTPDSPKDESHNTLESGRGEKEGKRQSRHLLFTTHFPLPQDDSLIHDCNQRHILLYGVGKAREESRHAVKKVSKEMCRLFHKKLAIDVQTEGTNLAGGVGAFVGSSKSRKHSSRLEFNFELSMQRFLSLSYFDRHAVAAQAASTCMEMINSFTVGGAAYLPILEHISFLFDLFEVSLSISGLIDLCLQLLKELPEVELLLSQRNSVLSRNYLTNVGLYIVGVLRRFHCCLLLSPESTAAAFESLCRIVKHVTNPADCSSAERCILAYLYDLYSCCSFLKAKNGQLDSSLTSSNSSSSRGSSGVAMNTGSEVFAFSNAYPKIKQTIFAPVVSLPKSVHPLNRDFLQDYITSPRRKPEPHILRQLSDSAQLRYSFVFNVVVAVCNEADNDKLNDIALLCAELTAGCSALSAEWLGVLTSLCYSATAYIDVSTQVDVQDNSIHHNLAVLFSVLLARHCFGLQDFLLYVGVPSLVKIWNEGGRSDTDPEAEAGARLTCHLVLRLFKTSDAPHPACYSNSSHSVNASPHHTLQQTTPSSLGVKLACDRHLLAATHNSISVGPVLAVLKAILVLADRVPPEGKSSRLTGSGSNINSSNRLGVGNSSMANEVSISHILGTSWSGDLDLDFGSSNIGVGGGRNSFGGATENVPLASYARYVLRQICSQPWVHQRCLQNPEELLKLDGLLDSCLSLRQAQRLLQMISRPDSGASVVEDISNEHQDYRQVVNRVLESLDQWRLRVAWLDLQLLCQQLTSIGSGGASSTDMNQLLEAIARAVLDVFELSTTPGVKEEPDQSGGSSSLKKRTEAAAATPSSSVSGSAIKSHPSLSISLIAPLVSKLPGTVQGRILKVASQVLESCNWGLVSKGKDKERNIPNPTLAFRSKSLLSYEPLLSLVMTCLKGQDEQREMFLSSLHSQLSHFNFLPKEDRLYQGEDIRARQAMLEALQLRFSLVGGLFDSILRNPMVAIDWAILLTQLVTNGVVDASNNTELFTTLQDMLATLLHSTLVTDGQSDRGEDSRKYYPILIKKLKKELAERKGSPSIQCIKQLLPLPKLTSEFVTCEPYGTLTDTKGNKISGFDSNDKKQGHRLYEKQRVSPWEILEGHKTAAPLSWAWFGAVRVERKPLRHQEVQRLLRHHTHALHKPASYYLEHPILPPEELEPPVVEKIVPKEEVCFKMEIPSSDQSPRGVTKRGQKSNQRRPRGRRGAAAAAAAAAAAATVSQPTVGGGYQSPVASGMYPPQPPPQWNNYTAPAPPASQQGTVPTPAAFFPQQTIGPRFPSERPGTQSRQALSNMLRQRHTSTQFVPGSGANPAVANPTAVPSAPPTGAGGGAMPNNPRVAPGAVAGGGANQQQFPNISMVDKQRQQQFMRQQMRQQHTGGNVFGQQGPQQAQPQQQQQQQQQQQQQQQQQQQQQQQQQQVQMAPGGFSNIHTPMNQNFGMFQSGTPGMQQLVNPQQQQAQSQPAQQQPQQQGMMGQHFPQGAGNFPMQQTQPQGNMILMQQQHQQPQGRGMNATPMRPPFMQSAGMQMNAAQPNQFVRGAMPNQQQAVRLQHQQMVAIQQQQQMQHNMGQQQQHNQHYHQPF; the protein is encoded by the exons ATGGCTTGTTTGTCAATGGAAAATCGTCCTCTTAAAAAATTGAGATTAGGACCGCCCGATGTTTACCCACAGGAtcccaaacaaaaagag gatgAACTGACTCCTGTCAATGTGAAACAAGGATTTTCTCATACACCCAATCTTAATCAGTCTGAAGAGTATGGATCTGCTAAAAATCACAACTTTTCTTTATCAAAG GTCCAAACTTTTATTAATGGAGTgcttacaaaaaaacaagaaatcaacaCATTGCCTGATACTGGCCGAAAACGCCAACTCATCAATCCCAAAGAAAATTTCCATAATGTTACTCCAAAGTCCAAGGCATTCATTGAATCTTGGTTCAAAGACTTAGCAGGCAGCAAACCTTTGATGAATCTAGGAAAAAGA GTGCCAATATTCAAcaagaaggaagaaatattTATCCAACTAAGTGAATATCAGGTTCCTATGTCTAGAGCAATATGGTTAATCAAGATGACATCTGCGTATTCAGTGGCTATTTCTGAAGCCAAAATGAAAAAGCGTCAAGTTCCAGATTCCTCTCAAG AGTGGACAAGTACATTGGTCCGGTTCATAAAGGAACAAATTGTGAAACTACAAGATTTCTATCAAAAATCCACAAATAGTGGAGGAACTTCTGCAGCATATGCTTCAAATGCTACTGCATATCATAATGGTAGCCCTTTGATGAGTGATGAACAGAAGCTTGCTCTTCGCCAATTTAATTATTGCCAGCAATTATGCAAAGTCATGTTTGAG GAGGGACTTCTTGAATGCCAAGATTTCTTACAATGGCAGTTGGACATgcttgaaaaatgtaaaacttgtGATGATGGTCTTCTCAAGTTTATTATTCCATTAATCTTGCAGTATGTAGATGAATTTACACAGTGTGAAATTCTGAGTCGAAAGCTTGTTTTTCAG GTGTGTAGAAGAATTTCACCGCTTCTATCGAACGATCAAATCAGCGAAGGATCAGTTTCGTTAGATGTGGGAAATTGTGGGCAGCATAGGAGTGTTCttattcaaatgtctgccaTCATTCAAGCAGTCGTTCTTCATTGTCCGACGGCATTAGTTTGGAACCATTCCggagaaggaaaaatatcatCTCATTTGGTTGGATCCCCTTTAGATCATTTGCCTATTCCTCCATCAGCATTACCTATGGCTCCTCGTTTTTCAAACGATCAC GTCCGCCAGATGCTTCGAGAAGCTGAGAATGCCATCAAACAGCGTAGTAAGGCTGCCGAATCACGATGGCCTTTAGATAAACTGGTTTATCACTCCGAAATCAATTGTAGTGTTAAA aaacaacaaaatcagCCACAGACTGGGATTATAACAGCACGAGTGCTTCAGGCTCTCGAAGCATTGGATCTTCATAGTTTCGACCGTGTAGACTTGACCAACAG TATCGATTCACTGTACGTCAAAATATTTCCGGCAATTGGGGGAATCAAAGGAAATGTTGATCCTGCAACTGTAGAGCAAATTGGCCAATTCGCCAAACAGGATGAACCGTTTGTTCGCCTGTTGTGTCAATGGGCAGTTAGTGATCAACGATATGGAGAACACCGCGCGATTGCAGCTGCTCTGCTTCTAGAAAAGAGACAAATGGATTTGGTGGCTTTAACAGAAAGTGATGCTGTTGGAGGCGAAGACAATGATACCGACGAAAATTTGGCTGCCGTTTCCGCCGTCCAACCCGTTTATCAG ggatttttaatgaaatttcttgACTCCGAAGCACCAGTGCTCAATGAATCAAGTTCCGGGCACAACAATCGAACAGTTTTTGCGTCTTTGGTTCATTTATACTATGAACTCATCAAGCATGACGTGTTCTCTCATGACATGTACATGTGTACTCTCATTTCGCGAGGTGATCTTCTCTCAGTTACACCTGGCCATAGTGGAGCAACGGTTGCTCCGTCAAATTCGGGTCATTTTGCTGGCACTCCAAGCAGTGGAATGAGTAGTTTAACGGGATTTCAATGTATGAATGATTTACGCTGTGAAATGGATGACAGTAAAATAGACGACGATCTTGGGAAGTTGTTGCAACATATCAAAGAAGAACAACAAATTGTCATG GACACGCCTGATTCTCCCAAAGATGAAAGTCATAACACACTTGAATCTGGTCGAGGAGAGAAAGAGGGTAAACGTCAATCAAGACACCTCCTGTTTACCACTCATTTTCCTTTGCCTCAG GACGATAGTTTAATCCACGACTGCAATCAACGACACATTCTGCTGTACGGAGTTGGAAAAGCACGCGAAGAATCTCGCCATGCTGTTAAAAAAGTCTCAAAGGAAATGTGTCGCCTTTTTCACAAGAAGCTAGCGATTGATGTCCAAACGGAAGGGACAAATCTAGCTGGAGGAGTCGGAGCCTTTGTAGGTTCTTCGAAATCCCGAAAACACTCGTCGCGCCTCGagttcaattttgaattgagCATGCAACGCTTTCTATCGTTATCTTACTTTGATCGTCATGCCGTAGCTGCCCAAGCAGCCTCAACTTGTATGGAAATGATCAATAGCTTCACCGTTGGAGGAGCAGCGTATTTGCCTATTTTGgaacacatttcttttctcttcgatCTCTTCGAAGTTTCGCTAAGTATAAGTGGACTCATTGATCTATGTCTACAGCTCCTTAAAG AACTCCCTGAAGTTGAGCTCCTGCTGTCTCAAAGGAACTCGGTTCTTAGTCGTAACTACCTAACCAACGTAGGACTGTATATCGTTGGCGTACTTCGCCGTTTTCACTGCTGTCTACTACTCTCACCCGAATCGACTGCTGCTGCGTTTGAATCGCTATGTCGGATTGTCAAGCACGTTACGAATCCTGCCGATTGCAGTTCGGCGGAACGCTGCATTTTAGCGTATTTGTACGACTTGTACAGTTGCTGCTCATTCCTTAAG GCCAAAAACGGTCAATTGGATTCATCTCTAACGAGTTCAAACTCATCTTCTAGTCGCGGCAGTAGTGGTGTGGCTATGAATACCGGAAGTGAAGTGTTTGCTTTCTCAAACGCGTACcctaaaattaaacaaaccaTATTTGCCCCTGTCGTATCACTACCGAAATCCGTGCATCCACTGAACCGGGATTTTCTCCAGGACTACATAACTAGTCCACGCCGAAAGCCCGAGCCCCACATTTTGCGTCAACTGTCGGACTCTGCACAATTGCGTTATAGCTTCGTCTTCAACGTTGTAGTAGCTGTGTGCAATGAAGCTGACAATGATAAGCTAAATGATATTGCACTTCTCTGTGCCGAATTGACCGCCGGATGTTCGGCACTGTCCGCCGAGTGGTTAGGAGTGTTGACATCTCTCTGCTATTCGGCCACGGCTTACATAGATGTATCAACACAGGTCGATGTTCAG GATAATTCCATCCACCACAATTTAGCTGTCCTGTTTTCGGTACTTTTAGCGCGTCATTGCTTTGGGCTTCAGGATTTTTTGCTATATGTTGGAGTTCCTTCGTTGGTTAAAATATGGAACGAAGGGGGCCGTTCCGATACCGATCCGGAAGCCGAAGCCGGTGCGCGTTTGACTTGCCACCTCGTGTTGCGGCTGTTTAAGACGTCGGATGCTCCACATCCTGCGTGTTACAGCAATAGCAGTCACAGTGTGAATGCCTCCCCTCATCACACATTGCAACAAACCACGCCTTCCTCTTTGGGTGTAAAACTAGCGTGTGATCGCCATCTCCTAGCGGCTACTCACAATAGCATTTCTGTTGGTCCTGTCTTAGCGGTACTCAAAGCAATCCTGGTGCTGGCAGATCGCGTTCCACCCGAAG GTAAAAGTAGCCGGCTGACAGGCAGTGGAAGCAACATCAACAGCAGTAATAGGTTGGGGGTAGGTAACAGTTCGATGGCCAACGAAGTCAGTATCTCCCACATCTTGGGAACCTCTTGGAGCGGTGACTTAGACTTGGACTTTGGTTCGAGCAATATTGGAGTCGGAGGCGGTCGTAACAGTTTTGGTGGGGCTACCGAGAACGTGCCATTGGCATCCTACGCCAGATATGTTTTGAGACAAATTTGCTCTCAGCCTTGGGTTCATCAACGTTGTTTGCAAAATCCTGAAGAATTGCTGAAATTGGATGGCCTTCTCGATAGCTGCTTAAGCTTACGTCAAGCTCAGCGTCTTCTCCAGATGATAAGCCGTCCCGATTCCGGTGCCAGTGTAGTTGAGGACATCAGTAACGAACACCAAGATTATCGACAG GTCGTTAACCGTGTTTTAGAGAGTCTCGATCAATGGCGGTTACGAGTTGCTTGGTTGGACCTGCAACTACTTTGCCAGCAATTAACTTCAATAGGCAGTGGAGGGGCATCCTCTACTGACATGAATCAATTATTGGAGGCTATCGCTCGCGCTGTTCTTGACGTGTTTGAACTGTCTACAACACCAGGTGTAAAAGAGGAGCCAGATCAGAGCGGAGGATCCAGTTCTCTGAAAAAGCGAACCGAAGCGGCAGCTGCCACCCCATCCTCTTCTGTTTCCGGTTCCGCCATCAAATCGCATCCGAGTCTGTCAATTTCGTTGATTGCTCCTTTAGTGTCGAAGCTTCCAGGAACTGTTCAAGGGCGAATTCTCAAAGTGGCAAGCCAA GTACTTGAAAGCTGCAATTGGGGTCTAGTTTCCAAGGGAAAAGATAAAGAGCGCAACATTCCAAACCCCACACTAGCTTTTCGTTCCAAATCGTTGCTGTCTTACGAACCTTTGTTATCTCTGGTGATGACGTGTCTTAAAGGACAAGACGAGCAACGCGAgatgtttctttcttctcttcattCTCAATTGTCGCACTTCAATTTCTTGCCCAAAGAGGATCGCCTCTATCAGGGTGAAGACATCCGAGCGCGACAGGCAATGCTGGAGGCATTGCAGCTCCGTTTTAGCCTTGTTGGCG GTTTATTTGATTCTATTTTGCGTAATCCAATGGTAGCCATAGATTGGGCTATCCTGTTGACTCAGCTAGTGACTAACGGAGTAGTGGATGCATCTAATAATACCGAACTCTTTACGACATTGCAAGATATGTTGGCTACCTTACTGCACTCTACCCTAGTGACTGATGGCCAGTCTGATCGTGGTGAAGACAGCCGTAAATACTACCCGATCctgattaaaaaattgaaaaaagaattagctGAACGCAAAGGATCTCCATCCATTCAATGTATCAAACAACTTCTTCCCCTACCGAAGCTAACCAGTGAATTTGTGACGTGTGAACCTTATGGGACTCTGACCGATACCAAG GGAAACAAAATTAGCGGATTTGATAGCAATGACAAGAAACAAGGACACCGACTGTATGAGAAACAGCGAGTTTCTCCCTGGGAAATACTGGAAGGCCACAAAACAGCTGCTCCACTCTCTTGGGCTTGGTTTGGAGCTGTTCGTGTCGAGCGGAAACCACTTCGGCACCAAGAAGTCCAACGCCTGCTACGTCATCATACACATGCTTTGCACAAACCTGCATCATACTATCTAGAACACCCAATCCTTCCGCCGGAAGAATTGGAACCTCCTGTAGTGGAAAAGATTGTCCCGAAAGAAGAAGTTTGCTTCAAAATGGAGATACCGTCTTCTGATCAATCACCTAGAGGAGTAACGAAACGTGGACAGAAATCGAACCAGCGTCGACCGCGGGGTCGAAGAGgcgctgcagctgctgcagcGGCCGCGGCCGCCGCTGCCACAGTTTCTCAACCg ACCGTTGGAGGAGGTTATCAGAGCCCAGTTGCATCCGGAATGTATCCACCTCAACCACCTCCTCAGTGGAATAATTACACAGCGCCGGCCCCACCAGCCTCTCAACAAGGAACAGTCCCAACACCGGCTGCATTTTTCCCGCAACAAACAATCGGTCCGAGATTCCCAAGCGAAAGACCGGGCACCCAATCACGCCAGGCGTTGAGCAATATGCTTAGACAGAGGCATACAAGTACTCAGTTCGTACCCGGCTCTGGGGCCAATCCTGCTGTCGCCAATCCTACTGCTGTACCCTCGGCTCCGCCAACTGGAGCTGGAGGAGGAGCCATGCCCAACAATCCTCGAGTCGCACCGGGTGCAGtggctggtggtggtgcaaACCAACAACAATTTCCAAACATTTCGATGGTAGACAAACAGAGACAGCAGCAGTTCATGCGTCAGCAAATGCGACAGCAGCACACAGGAGGTAACGTCTTTGGACAGCAAGGACCGCAACAGGCACAgccacaacagcagcagcagcagcagcagcagcaacaacaacaacaacagcagcagcagcagcaacaacaacagcaacaacaagtgCAAATGGCTCCTGGTGGATTTTCAAACATACACACACCCATGAATCAGAATTTCGGCATGTTCCAAAGCGGAACACCTGGTATGCAACAACTCGTCAATCCCCAACAACAGCAGGCCCAATCACAACCCGCACAGCAACAGCCACAGCAGCAAGGAATGATGGGGCAGCATTTTCCTCAAG GAGCTGGAAATTTCCCCATGCAACAAACGCAGCCACAAGGGAATATGATCCTCATGCAACAGCAACATCAACAGCCCCAGGGGCGCGGAATGAACGCTACTCCCATGCGCCCGCCGTTTATGCAGAGCGCCGGTATGCAAATGAACGCGGCACAGCCGAACCAATTCGTTAGAGGAGCTATGCCTAATCAGCAGCAAGCTGTTCGGTTACAACACCAACAAATGGTGGCtatacaacagcaacaacaaatgcAGCACAACATggggcagcagcaacaacataaTCAGCATTACCATCAGcccttttaa